GAGGAATATAATATGAATAAAAAATTAAGTACGCTACTTTTCATTATAGCTGGGACAATTTTAAATATATTATTAATGTTTATATTTATCTTTGGACTACTTGCTGGAACTTCAGCTCTTTTACGTGGCTTAGGTTATGAACCTGGAAGTTCAATATATATTCCATTTCTAATTGGTGCTATTTTTGGTGGTATGGTTTTAGCATTTATTACATACTCAAAAATTACAAAGTATATCCAAAAGAAATATGACTTAGAAAAATATTTAGAACCAATTTTTAAACAGAGAAGAAGGTAGTTTAACTACCTTCTTTTTTTAGTATCCGTCACTTAACTCTCTATTTGTATCTTTTTTATAAAGTTCGCTATAAACAAAACCACGATTCCGTAGATGCTCTCTAAGCTCTTTTGGAAATGGTATATTCCTCCAAAATATCCCTCTAACATCTTTTTCAAGTTTTTGAGTACCAACACTCTCCTTTGTTATCCAAAGAATATAGTCCTCAATAAACCTAAGCTTAACATCACCCTTTAGTTTTCTCTCTTCAAACCATTGAAAATACTTTCCAGTTATCCCCTCTTCCATCCAGTAGTATTGGGCCTTTGCCTTAGCAACTTCCCACCTAAGATCTGCTAATGCGGTAATAACCGCAAGTTTTATATCCTTAGGATATAGAGGTACTGCTACTCGTCCCCTACTTGAAGCTCTATTATACTTCTCAAAGGGCTCCCAACATATACCTTTATCTCCATAACAGGGAATAATTATAATATG
Above is a genomic segment from Thiospirochaeta perfilievii containing:
- a CDS encoding leader peptide processing enzyme — translated: MNKKLSTLLFIIAGTILNILLMFIFIFGLLAGTSALLRGLGYEPGSSIYIPFLIGAIFGGMVLAFITYSKITKYIQKKYDLEKYLEPIFKQRRR